One Chlamydiota bacterium genomic window carries:
- a CDS encoding aldehyde dehydrogenase family protein — translation IARILVELFEKAGLPPGVLNMVVGPGSAVGESIVHHPAIKAVSFTGSNEVGKRVIAESARLHKKVTCEMGGKNALVLMEDGDIDAAVAATADGAFGSTGQRCTATSRVLVHRKVKDAFVERLLEKARGYVPGDGMDPATTMGPVVDRKQYESVLAHIEAGRKEGARLLLGGGAAAGNGYFIEPTIFDGATPAMRIFREEIFGPVLCISEFERFDEAILLSNATEYGFTGAIFTRDVRAIMRFIEQAEIQMVHINEPTIGGEAQLPFGGCKATGYGDREMADEGLNFFTLTKTVFINYSGRGERAMVR, via the coding sequence ATCGCCCGCATCCTCGTCGAGCTGTTCGAGAAGGCCGGGCTCCCGCCGGGCGTCCTCAACATGGTGGTAGGCCCGGGCTCGGCGGTGGGCGAGTCCATCGTCCACCATCCCGCGATCAAGGCGGTCTCATTCACCGGCTCCAACGAGGTGGGGAAGCGGGTGATCGCGGAGTCGGCACGGCTGCACAAGAAGGTGACCTGCGAGATGGGGGGGAAAAACGCGCTGGTCCTCATGGAGGACGGCGACATCGACGCGGCGGTCGCGGCGACGGCGGACGGCGCCTTCGGCTCGACCGGCCAGCGATGCACCGCCACCAGCCGCGTCCTCGTCCACAGAAAGGTCAAGGATGCCTTCGTGGAACGGCTCCTCGAGAAGGCGCGCGGCTACGTGCCCGGCGACGGGATGGACCCGGCCACGACCATGGGGCCGGTGGTCGACAGAAAACAGTACGAGAGCGTCCTCGCGCACATCGAGGCGGGGCGAAAGGAGGGGGCGCGCCTCCTCCTCGGCGGCGGGGCGGCGGCGGGGAACGGCTACTTCATCGAGCCCACGATCTTCGACGGGGCGACGCCCGCGATGCGGATATTCCGGGAGGAGATATTCGGGCCGGTGCTCTGCATCTCGGAGTTCGAGCGGTTCGACGAGGCGATCCTGCTCTCCAACGCGACGGAGTACGGATTCACGGGGGCGATCTTCACGCGCGACGTGAGGGCCATCATGCGCTTCATCGAGCAGGCGGAGATACAGATGGTGCACATCAACGAGCCCACGATCGGCGGGGAGGCGCAGCTCCCGTTCGGTGGATGCAAGGCGACCGGGTACGGGGACCGCGAGATGGCCGACGAGGGGCTCAACTTCTTCACGCTGACCAAGACGGTGTTCATCAACTACTCGGGCCGCGGGGAGCGGGCGATGGTCAGATAG